In the Carassius auratus strain Wakin chromosome 50, ASM336829v1, whole genome shotgun sequence genome, one interval contains:
- the LOC113066962 gene encoding CCR4-NOT transcription complex subunit 2-like: MFSARKKFGEGVESDFPDEGLYYTQQSMFPHRSEKDMLPSPSPSSSGQLSQLGASLYGPQSALGFSIRGMSNNNPQLNRSLTQGTQLPSHSTPTTGVPTMSLHTPPSPNRGILPMNSRNMMSSQVGQGMGMSGRTNSMGSSGLGSPNRSSPSIICMPKQQPARQPFTINSMSGFGMGRSQGFGMNSLPNNIFNGTDGSENVTGIDLSEFPALADRSRREGNGNPTPLHNPLAGRAPYVGMVTKPSNEQSQDFSIHNEDFPALPGPNYKDPTLSTDESKSSLNSSGKGSSSADGPKFPGDKTSSAQNNNQQKKGIQVLPDGKVTNIPSGMVTDQFGMIGLLTFIRAAETDPGMVHLALGSDLTTLGLNLNSPENLYPKFASPWASAPCRPQDIDFHVPSEYLTNIHIRDKLAAIKLGRYGEDLLFYLYYMNGGDLLQLLAAVELFNRDWRYHKEERVWITRAPGMEPTLKTNTYERGTYYFFDCHNWRKVAKEFHLEYDKLEERPHVPTTFNYNPAQQAF; the protein is encoded by the exons ATGTTCAGTGCAAGAAAGAAGTTTGGGGAGGGGGTCGAAAGTGACTTCCCTGATGAGGGCTTGTACTATACCCAGCAGTCAATGTTCCCGCATCGATCGGAGAAAGAC ATGCTGCCATCTCCCTCGCCGTCATCGTCAGGTCAATTGTCACAGCTTGGTGCGAGTTTGTACGGTCCTCAAA GTGCACTAGGTTTCTCAATACGAGGCATGAGCAACAACAACCCTCAATTAAACCGGAGTTTAACACAAGGCACTCAGTTACCGAGCCATAGCACCCCAACAACAGGCGTCCCAACAATGTCCCTTCACACACCACCTTCGCCGAACAG AGGCATCCTGCCTATGAACTCCAGGAACATGATGAGTTCGCAGGTAGGGCAGGGCATGGGCATGAGCGGCAGGACCAACAGCATGGGCAGTTCTGGCCTGGGTAGCCCTAACCGCAGCTCTCCTAGCATTATCTGCATGCCTAAGCAGCAGCCAGCACGCCAGCCATTCACCATCAACAG TATGTCAGGATTTGGAATGGGCCGGAGCCAGGGGTTTGGCATGAACTCCTTACCCAATAACATCTTCAACGGGACAG ATGGGAGTGAAAATGTGACCGGAATAGACCTCTCAGAATTCCCAGCACTTGCAGACAGAAGTCGGAGGGAGGGAAACGGCAACCCTACACCGTTGCATAATCCGCTGGCTGGAAGGGCACCCTATG TTGGAATGGTCACAAAGCCATCGAACGAGCAGTCGCAGGACTTTTCCATTCACAACGAAGACTTCCCAGCCCTGCCCGGGCCCAACTACAAGGACCCAACATTGAGCACGGATGAAAGCAAATCA AGCTTGAACTCTTCAGGAAAGGGCAGCTCAAGTGCAGATGGACCCAAGTTTCCCGGCGACAAGACATCATCAGCACAGAATAACAACCAGCAAAAGAAGGGGATCCAGGTGTTGCCTGATG GCAAGGTAACAAACATTCCCTCAGGAATGGTGACGGATCAGTTTGGGATGATTGGACTCTTGACATTCATCCGGGCAGCTGAGACGGACCCTGGGATGGTTCATCTGGCTTTAGGAAGCGACCTAACAACACTAGGACTCAACCTCAACTCTCCAGA GAATCTGTATCCTAAGTTTGCATCTCCCTGGGCTTCAGCTCCATGTCGACCACAAGACATCG ACTTCCATGTTCCCTCAGAGTACTTAACCAACATTCACATAAGGGACAAG CTGGCTGCAATAAAACTGGGACGATACGGTGAAGACCTGCTGTTTTACCTCTACTACATGAACGGAGGAGACCTCTTACAACTCCTCGCTGCTGTTGAGCT cTTCAACCGGGACTGGCGGTACCATAAAGAAGAAAGGGTTTGGATCACAAGAGCACCTGGCATGGAGCCCACGCTAAAGACCAACACCTACGAGAGAGGAACATACTACTTCTTTGATTGTCATAACTGGAGGAAGGTCGCTAAG GAGTTTCACCTGGAATACGACAAGCTAGAGGAGCGGCCTCACGTGCCAACCACCTTCAACTACAATCCGGCCCAGCAGGCCTTCTGA